One genomic segment of Mycolicibacterium psychrotolerans includes these proteins:
- a CDS encoding ABC transporter substrate-binding protein, whose translation MRIGRIGLCALVAISMLITTAGCANDGHIADSNGSQLSPLRVALFPAGNTLPVEAAVTRGIFERHGLNVTVTEGQDLPLFMAAQSKGQYDIAMSVPTLVLVGAQRGLGLQIVSSTAQQTAEHPNAVWITKDASIKSLADLRGKTIAVPSLTGIITDSVVYLLQRNRLTRNDVHLVQTPFPVMGDQLQAGRVDAVVATLPFSAAIAARGFQVHDDVIVEAVRDASGGDVDQAITTVWTVSQSFAAEHPHTIAAWRASLREAIDSLRADAEGARALMAEWLKMPAAILDSAPLPDWTVDITARQLKPYVVIARDAGSIDSDPDVNSLVWQGP comes from the coding sequence ATGAGAATCGGCAGGATCGGGCTGTGTGCCCTCGTTGCAATCTCAATGTTGATCACCACGGCCGGCTGCGCCAACGACGGCCACATCGCCGACAGCAACGGATCTCAGCTCAGCCCGCTGCGCGTCGCCCTGTTCCCGGCCGGGAACACCTTGCCCGTGGAGGCCGCGGTGACCCGCGGCATCTTCGAACGCCATGGACTGAACGTGACGGTCACCGAAGGCCAGGATCTCCCCCTGTTCATGGCGGCACAGTCCAAGGGCCAGTACGACATCGCGATGAGCGTGCCGACGCTCGTCCTCGTCGGCGCTCAACGAGGACTTGGTCTGCAAATCGTGTCGAGTACCGCTCAGCAAACCGCAGAGCATCCGAATGCCGTGTGGATCACCAAGGACGCATCGATCAAGTCATTGGCCGATCTGCGAGGAAAGACGATTGCGGTTCCCTCACTGACTGGCATCATCACCGATTCCGTCGTCTACCTCCTGCAGCGGAACAGGTTGACCCGCAATGATGTGCACCTGGTCCAGACGCCCTTCCCGGTGATGGGCGATCAACTTCAGGCCGGACGCGTCGATGCGGTCGTCGCGACCCTGCCGTTCAGTGCCGCCATCGCCGCGCGCGGCTTCCAGGTGCACGACGATGTGATAGTCGAAGCCGTTCGCGATGCCAGCGGCGGCGATGTAGACCAGGCGATCACCACGGTGTGGACTGTTTCGCAGAGCTTTGCCGCCGAGCATCCTCACACGATCGCAGCATGGCGGGCGTCTCTGCGCGAAGCCATCGACTCTCTGCGGGCCGACGCCGAAGGAGCGCGGGCGCTGATGGCGGAGTGGCTCAAGATGCCCGCGGCGATTCTGGACAGCGCACCGCTGCCGGATTGGACCGTGGACATCACCGCGCGACAACTGAAGCCCTACGTTGTCATCGCCCGGGATGCAGGCTCCATCGACTCCGATCCCGACGTGAATTCGCTTGTGTGGCAGGGTCCGTGA
- a CDS encoding LuxR C-terminal-related transcriptional regulator — MESRGDGGAAAPRLLERDDDLHTIDVIAAAAAGGAGSMLLIEGPAGIGKTALLDHLRGRAAAAGMVVYTARGGDLERGFGFGIVRQLLESTVLGADVAERERLLGGAARLAEPVFTDVEPAASTADIAFATLHGLYWLLANLAERAPLVLLVDDAHCADDPSLRFLLHLAPRLAGLPILVALSVRTSPHKVRAELRALTLESRAPVVRPQPLSDDAVASLVRALLGAGAGDRLCHSCAVATGGNPFLLSELLGEFRRTGRSARTIDPSDVDRLVPERVSASVLIRVSQLGPAASALARAVAVLGEWARLSTCARFTGLDVTQAADLAAALVDSEILVHGEPLRCVHPLIRTAIYEDLSHAERANLHARAVRVLAEQHCERGVIGAHLLATAPAGDLRAVAMLREAARAALAGGAPETAVALLRRALDEPPDDAERPDIVSELGIAEYETGDASATVHLREAIDTAADPLTRARAVMALAWSNHPDANSQRAQLPFYEQAASEIGLYDRELQLQLEGARLGALLLNPDLPDGFEQAADKFSDFPARTRAECLIRSFVARRALQAGPVAVAGDLAEQAARHPALVSEGGHPLWRTNVTICLMEAERYDAAEHMLSRAMRHAERMGSPQWLARAQWLRGLVRHRRGDLRAAEVDGRAAVDIHGAAASYTKTPGLVVVIDTLADQGRVDEADGLLVQRGMDGALIPTLFAVLPLLARGRLHAAAGRHELARDDLLDALSRIQSSRGTFPWAGDARVALVPVLLALGEDVSARKIADEAVSCARVAASPRRLGGALRVRGLCAGGRERLDLLREAVDVLQDSPALLWRAETLVDFGRALRLAGQHDEARDILRAGLDLAHRCRAAPLADQAERETRAAGGRPRRRAAVGADALTASERRVAEMAAEGMSNKDIAQALFVTLRTVELHLSNAYAKLGIRSRQDLAGALIGDGGQPR; from the coding sequence GTGGAATCGCGTGGTGACGGCGGGGCGGCTGCGCCGCGGCTGCTCGAGCGCGACGACGATCTACACACCATCGATGTGATCGCCGCGGCGGCTGCGGGCGGTGCGGGCTCGATGCTGTTGATCGAAGGGCCGGCGGGCATCGGCAAAACGGCGCTCCTCGACCATCTCCGCGGTCGCGCTGCGGCAGCGGGCATGGTGGTGTACACCGCACGCGGTGGAGACCTGGAACGTGGATTCGGCTTCGGTATCGTGCGCCAGCTACTGGAGAGCACGGTGCTGGGCGCCGATGTCGCGGAGCGTGAGCGGCTGCTGGGCGGTGCGGCTCGACTGGCTGAGCCGGTGTTCACCGACGTGGAGCCTGCCGCGAGTACCGCGGACATCGCCTTCGCGACCCTTCACGGCCTCTACTGGCTGCTGGCAAACCTGGCGGAGCGTGCGCCGCTCGTCCTGCTCGTCGACGATGCGCACTGCGCCGACGATCCGTCGCTGCGATTTCTGTTGCACCTCGCGCCCCGGCTCGCGGGATTGCCGATTCTGGTGGCACTTTCGGTGCGAACCAGCCCGCACAAAGTCCGCGCGGAGCTCAGGGCGTTGACACTGGAATCGCGTGCGCCGGTCGTACGACCGCAACCACTGAGCGATGACGCGGTGGCCAGTCTTGTTCGGGCACTCCTGGGTGCGGGTGCGGGAGACCGGCTGTGCCATTCATGTGCGGTCGCAACCGGTGGCAACCCGTTTCTGCTGTCGGAACTGCTCGGTGAGTTCCGCCGTACAGGCCGGTCGGCGCGCACCATCGATCCGTCGGACGTCGATCGACTGGTGCCAGAACGTGTCTCAGCTTCCGTACTCATCCGTGTCAGCCAGCTCGGGCCCGCCGCATCGGCCCTGGCCCGAGCGGTCGCGGTACTCGGCGAGTGGGCTCGTCTCAGCACCTGCGCTCGTTTCACCGGTCTCGACGTGACGCAGGCAGCGGACCTGGCCGCAGCCCTGGTCGACAGCGAGATCCTGGTGCACGGTGAGCCGTTGCGGTGCGTGCATCCGCTCATCCGGACCGCGATCTATGAAGATCTGAGCCACGCCGAACGCGCGAATCTGCACGCACGCGCTGTGCGGGTATTAGCAGAGCAACACTGCGAACGAGGCGTCATCGGGGCGCACCTGCTGGCGACGGCGCCGGCCGGTGACCTGCGCGCCGTCGCCATGCTGCGGGAAGCGGCGCGAGCGGCGTTGGCCGGCGGCGCCCCCGAAACCGCGGTGGCACTGTTGCGGCGCGCGCTCGACGAGCCGCCGGACGATGCCGAGCGCCCGGACATCGTGTCAGAACTCGGCATCGCGGAGTACGAGACCGGCGATGCATCGGCCACAGTGCACCTACGGGAAGCGATCGACACCGCCGCAGATCCGCTCACGCGCGCACGCGCTGTCATGGCACTCGCGTGGTCCAACCACCCGGACGCGAACAGTCAACGCGCTCAGCTGCCGTTCTACGAGCAGGCCGCGTCGGAGATCGGTCTCTACGATCGCGAACTGCAACTGCAATTGGAGGGTGCCCGTCTCGGGGCGCTGTTGCTGAACCCTGATCTCCCTGACGGGTTCGAGCAGGCAGCGGACAAGTTCTCGGACTTTCCGGCGCGCACCCGAGCCGAATGTCTGATCCGGTCGTTCGTGGCGCGGCGCGCGCTCCAAGCCGGACCCGTCGCAGTCGCTGGAGATCTGGCCGAGCAGGCCGCTCGGCACCCCGCTCTCGTGAGCGAAGGGGGTCATCCGCTGTGGCGGACCAACGTCACCATCTGCTTGATGGAGGCCGAACGTTACGATGCCGCCGAGCACATGCTCTCCCGGGCCATGCGGCACGCCGAACGGATGGGGTCACCCCAGTGGCTCGCCCGAGCACAGTGGTTGCGCGGCCTGGTCCGCCATCGCAGAGGCGACCTCCGCGCTGCCGAAGTCGACGGCCGGGCTGCCGTCGACATCCACGGCGCTGCGGCGTCGTATACGAAGACGCCCGGGCTCGTTGTGGTCATCGACACCCTCGCAGATCAGGGACGGGTGGACGAAGCTGATGGGCTGCTGGTGCAACGGGGCATGGACGGCGCTCTGATCCCGACGCTGTTCGCGGTGCTTCCCCTGCTTGCCCGAGGACGCCTGCACGCGGCGGCGGGCCGGCACGAGTTGGCCCGCGACGACCTCCTCGACGCCCTGAGCCGCATCCAGTCGAGTCGTGGCACGTTCCCGTGGGCCGGCGATGCACGCGTCGCCCTTGTACCGGTCTTGCTCGCCCTGGGCGAGGACGTCAGCGCCCGCAAAATCGCCGACGAGGCCGTGAGCTGCGCCCGGGTCGCCGCGTCCCCCCGTCGGTTGGGCGGCGCGCTGCGCGTCCGTGGACTGTGCGCCGGCGGGCGGGAACGCCTCGACCTCTTGCGAGAGGCGGTCGACGTATTGCAGGACTCACCGGCGTTGCTCTGGCGCGCAGAGACTCTCGTCGATTTCGGCCGTGCGCTGCGGCTGGCCGGCCAGCACGACGAGGCCCGTGACATCCTGCGAGCCGGGCTGGACCTGGCGCACCGGTGCCGAGCCGCTCCGTTGGCCGATCAAGCGGAGCGCGAGACCAGGGCAGCGGGCGGCCGGCCGCGTCGGCGCGCCGCCGTCGGCGCAGACGCGCTCACCGCAAGCGAGCGCCGTGTGGCGGAGATGGCTGCCGAGGGGATGAGCAACAAGGACATCGCGCAGGCGTTGTTCGTCACGCTCCGAACGGTCGAACTGCACCTGTCTAATGCCTACGCGAAACTGGGCATCCGGTCCCGCCAGGATCTGGCTGGTGCTCTTATCGGCGATGGCGGGCAACCGCGATAA
- a CDS encoding ABC transporter ATP-binding protein, with the protein MTLCLYRIDGVDVQLDGEQGTRLVLQDITFDIRAGEIVAIVGRSGVGKSTLLRALSGLVEICRGTMEFEARAVKGPPAGAVMVFQDYDNALLPWRTVGRNVELGLEGRISRKARHSVAACALEMVKLGDRADDYPRRLSGGMAQRVQIARALAIEPTVLLMDEPFGALDAMTKASLQDVLLDVQRRTGATIVFVTHDLDEAIYLSNRVIVLEGNPGSIVLMADVELPRARDQVTTRELPAFLAVRHLIGERLRGGE; encoded by the coding sequence GTGACACTGTGCCTGTACCGGATCGACGGTGTGGATGTTCAGCTGGACGGCGAGCAAGGTACTCGGCTTGTCCTGCAGGACATCACTTTCGACATCCGAGCGGGTGAGATCGTCGCGATAGTGGGCCGCTCCGGGGTGGGCAAGAGCACGCTGCTGCGCGCACTCAGTGGATTGGTGGAGATCTGCCGCGGCACGATGGAGTTCGAGGCGCGCGCGGTAAAGGGCCCGCCCGCCGGTGCGGTGATGGTCTTCCAGGACTACGACAACGCACTGCTGCCCTGGCGCACGGTCGGGCGCAACGTCGAACTCGGCCTCGAAGGCCGAATCTCCCGCAAAGCCCGCCACTCGGTGGCCGCATGCGCCCTCGAAATGGTGAAGCTCGGCGATCGGGCTGACGACTATCCGCGGCGACTGTCGGGGGGAATGGCACAACGCGTGCAGATCGCGCGGGCGCTCGCGATCGAACCCACGGTGCTGTTGATGGACGAGCCGTTCGGGGCGCTCGATGCGATGACCAAGGCTTCCCTGCAGGACGTCCTACTGGACGTGCAGCGCCGAACGGGGGCAACGATTGTCTTCGTCACCCACGACCTCGACGAGGCGATCTACCTGAGCAATCGAGTCATCGTCCTCGAGGGAAACCCCGGTTCCATCGTGCTGATGGCCGATGTCGAACTGCCCCGGGCGCGCGACCAGGTGACGACGCGGGAACTGCCTGCCTTCCTGGCGGTTCGGCACCTGATCGGCGAACGATTGCGGGGCGGTGAATGA